From the genome of Tachysurus fulvidraco isolate hzauxx_2018 chromosome 14, HZAU_PFXX_2.0, whole genome shotgun sequence:
cgGTTTTATGATGGACTTTTcaattaaatacataataattgaacagacagacagacagacagacagacagatagatagatagacagacagacagacagacagacagacagatagatagatagatagatagatagatagatagatagatagatagatagatagatagatagatagatagatagatagataaaaacaaaagttaCTCCAGTCCAGCAGGTGGCGGTAAATCATTATAACGTTGTATGTTATCCGCCTCAGtcaatttaaagaaaaagaaagtcgGTTCACAACAGTGTGTCCGTCAGTAACGTGCTGGATAATGACACAAGCAGAGAGGGAGcaggaaaatgaaaaagataaagataaagagcGAGAAAAGGACAAAGAAAAGGAACAACGAGGAGTCAAAAGACCAATTGTTCCTCCTGTTATCACAGAGCCTTTACAAGAGGTCAGTCAGCTCAGTGCTCTACACTCGTGTAGGTGTAGATAAGCTCTTCAGCTTCCATAAGCACAGCTCAAGTGCTATTTGGGTCCTGAAGTAAACTCGATAAACAAAGCTGGAGTTTTGTCTAGCTAACTAGATAACTATTAATAGGTTAGTTAGCTCTCTAGCTAACTGACTAGCTCGGCGAactgtcaataaataaataaacagctaatgtttgtttatttattgtgaaGTAAACTATCTAGTCAGTTAGCCAGAGAGCTAACTAACCTATTAATAGTTTTCTAGTTAGATCCTTTCCCCTATCACCTTTCCGTTAactacctacacacacacacacacacacacacacacacacacacacacctgcctgcATGTTTATGGGAGGTTGAAGGAAGATCCTAGTGGAAACCCACACAAatctgagctcaggatcgaacTCCATGTTAAACCTGTGGGCTTGAATGTTAGTGCTGAAAAAAGTTGTAATTGTCTACCTTGCTGGGTAAAAATTCCTTGAACCTTTTTGCAGTCTGATTCAAATTTCATGACCCTTAATTCAGCAAATCCAAACCAACTTCGTGGTGGTGATCAGCCCTGGATCGCAGACACTTCGTATCGGCCGAGCTACAGACACCTTGCCTCTTACTCTTCCACATGTCATTGCCCGGAGACATAAACAGACTGGTCAGCCACGCTATGAGGATGCCTGGCTAATACGGGAAGGCTTGAATGTAAGTTTGAATCGCTTTCAACTTGTTGATCCGTGCCATCCGATTGTCTACATTTCCGGCATTTAGCTGACGCCATTATACAgactgacttacattttatacaaccgagcaattgatgattaagggccttgctcaggggcccagcagtgccagcctggtggacgtgggaatcgaactcacaacgttccgattggtagtccagcaccttatgCTCAAGGCTACCACATCATTAATTCCATTGTCTAAAGATTTTGgtgattgtatgtatgtatgtatgtgcccTTTATCAATGTTTGTATCTGTTTCTTCCGTCACATTACACAATCTTTTCTAGAGACCAGAGAGTGGGGAACAGCGGCAAAATGGTCTCAAGATGGTTGACCAGGCCATCTGGTCTAAAAAGATGTCCAGTGGAGCCAGAAGAACTCCAGTGTCTGCGGAACAAGTATGCATTATATGTATGCAGTCTTCAGAAGACCTGCGAGTAGATATATTAGTGAATCTATCAGTGAGTGTGCGTTTGTCTTCACAGGCTAGAGTATACAACAGGCAAATCCGTCCAGCTGTTTTAGATTCTAACTCGAGGCTCAAATGGACTAATACCATCCACCAGCCAGAATACTTAGTAGGAGATGAGGTGAGAAGTAAAACGTGTTTGTAAGACAAAATACGGTAAgcaataaacactataaaaagTCAAACTTGATTGCACAGTGGCATTGGTAAGTTATTGTTGCAGCATCTTTACATATGGAACACTGTGTTTACATGATGTGGAACACTTGCAGGTCATCTACCAAATTTATTCTAAACTGTACCTAAAGAAATTagaaattacttttattttattttattttttttactgatcaGTAACAGTATCAATTAATGCTGCAGAAACACCATGcatgattatttttcttctccatCTAAGACTGTGGAAGACCGTTCTCCCTTAATAGAGAAGACTTTAATTATATTATGGTTATATAAATGatggacctttttttttctgtcattttctatGTCCAGGCGTTATATGTGAACCCCACAGACTGTTATAACTTACACTGGCCTATTTGTCGTGGCCAGCTGAATGTCCACAGTGGACCCGGAGGCTCTCTGACTGCTGTGCTGGCAGACCTGGAAACCATCTGGTCACATGGCATTCAGAAACTTTTAGACGTTCCTCTCAAAGACCTGAAGGTACGGTTTCTATGAGGGGAAAAATGCACATCGACAACTTGCATATCAATCCAGTATTTCGTTAAAGATTATAATGATTTAGATATTAAGTTACAGTTTATACTGACAATGGTGCCAATGAGATGTAGCTCTTGTtgcatttttatctgtttttatctGCGTATTTTAGTCTTTCTGCGCAAACAGATCAGGTTCAAAGCATCAGCGTTCACGCTAATATTCCCGTTCAGCATCGTCACTTGTATGGCTAATTGAACGGATGTCTCGTTACAAAGAAAATACTGATGAAAAGCAGGAGAGGTTGTTCTTTTGCTTTTAGGATTTAACACTAAAACCTGACTGTTAAATCAATAGGTTTAGAATTGttgacatttttttcctcctattgaaaaaaaatgctattagaaCTGCGACGGCATTAGCAAACAACCGATAAATTCTCACGAGAATAACAAAATACACCACAAGAATCATGCAAAATATCACATTTCCTTATAAACATACtgaatgtattattaatgtGGTTAGAAGCACTTATTAAGAATCCTCTTATGGATTCTTCCttatatcgtctcagggagtttttccttgccaccgttgcCTGTGGCTCGCtcgttagggataaatataaattgaaaCTTCAACTTTTGgcacttttacatttttgtatatCTTATAATTTTCACATTAGACGTCAGTTTAAAGGATGGATTGGTTTGACTGTTCGGCTTTGCTTGTGCTCTCAGTATTACAGATGCATCCTCCTGATTCCAGACATCTATAACAGACAGCATGTGAAAGAAGTGGTCAATATGCTCCTTGTTAAGCTGGGCTTCTCGGGTAAGTGGCCGACCCGAACAGCGCAAATAATCGACGTTTATTTTTATCGTGTTTGACGCAATAAACTTTTATGTCTCAAAGCTCCATTTACACTGTTCTCTGATCCGGGGTTTACTGCATGTCGTCTGTGTGTTTAGCAATCATCGTACACCAGGAGTCAGTGTGTGCCGCGTTCGGCAGTGGAATGAGCAGTGCGTGCGTGGTAGACGTGGGTGATCAAAAGACCAGCGTGTGTTGTGTGGAGGATGGTGTTTCACATCGAAATTCCAGGTTaggtatatttttgtttacaaaGAGTGAGTGAATACGTTTAATTGAATTCTAGAACTTTGCATTTGCACAGTAACTAAATTGGACTGTTATGACTACATCATCCATAACTGAGCAACAACATCCTAATGCAGAATTACCAACAGTCCTAGAACGACGAAGCAGAACGCTGATTATATAAAGTACAGACTCAACACAACACCCATGTGTTTCGCCCTCTACAGGCTTTGTCTTGCATATGGAGGCTCAGATGTGACCCGATGTTTCTTTTGGCTGATGCAACGAGCAGGCTTTCCTTACCGAGAGTGCCAGCTAAGCAACCGACTGGACTGCACGTTGCTGCAGCAACTTAAAGAGTCTTTTTGTCACCTTGACCAGGTacaataacacaaaaacacacacaaacacacacacatcatatccTGCTTCAGTAAATGCAAAAGgaattttttcatttcttttttccccaaacaggACATATGTGGTTTGCAAGATCACGAGTTTCGCACTCGCTTCCCAGAATCCTCAGTGTTCCTCTATCAGTTGCGGCTCGGTGACGAGAAGCTACAGGTACTTAATATAACAACAACAGTTCTCGTATTggattctttcctttttttttttatttttttaatggtggAACTCACAATCCGGCATTATGTAGGTAATTACTTACagtaatttgcatatttaactGGCTGCACCTCAGTAACTTGAAGACGAGATGAGCTTTAAATATCAAATAGAGTTTTAATCAAAAACGTGTTGTGTGTGGAAATTTCAAGCCTGTAAGGTGCCGGCTGAAATCGACATAACCCGTCATCTATGATCTTTACACAGtcatttaaattttcttttgAACAGCTTAGCTAATTTTGTTTGCGTGTGTCTTCATATGTTTGTCCTTGTTCCTAGGCTCCCATGGCTCTGTTCTACCCTGCTGCATTTGGAATCGTAGGACAGAAGATGACCAGTTTGCAGCATCGTTCCCAGGGAGATCCCGAGGATCCACATGACGAACACTACCTACTAAGTACTCAAAGCAAGCAAGACCAAGTACATTCTCCTTCTCTGCTCAGTCACAGCATAAGCTCTTATTGTGTCATATATGTTGTTTCtgcaatgttgttgttgttgtttctgttgcTGTTTTCCCTTCAGTCTTCTAAATCCATGGAAAGGAA
Proteins encoded in this window:
- the actr8 gene encoding actin-related protein 8, which codes for MTQAEREQENEKDKDKEREKDKEKEQRGVKRPIVPPVITEPLQEQIQTNFVVVISPGSQTLRIGRATDTLPLTLPHVIARRHKQTGQPRYEDAWLIREGLNRPESGEQRQNGLKMVDQAIWSKKMSSGARRTPVSAEQARVYNRQIRPAVLDSNSRLKWTNTIHQPEYLVGDEALYVNPTDCYNLHWPICRGQLNVHSGPGGSLTAVLADLETIWSHGIQKLLDVPLKDLKYYRCILLIPDIYNRQHVKEVVNMLLVKLGFSAIIVHQESVCAAFGSGMSSACVVDVGDQKTSVCCVEDGVSHRNSRLCLAYGGSDVTRCFFWLMQRAGFPYRECQLSNRLDCTLLQQLKESFCHLDQDICGLQDHEFRTRFPESSVFLYQLRLGDEKLQAPMALFYPAAFGIVGQKMTSLQHRSQGDPEDPHDEHYLLSTQSKQDQSSKSMERKGLAKPSGFEGESSSQAGDQSERGNQDVELGHSQGDALQSGADNEDIPSVLMSRKSAVTQFEGKALGLDKAILHSIDCCASDETKRKMYSSVLVVGGGLLFHGAQEFLQHRILNKMPPSFRRMVENVEVITRPKDMDPRLTAWKGGAVLACLDTTQELWIHQGEWQRFGARMLRERAAFVW